The window TGAACAAGAACGGTGAAAAGATGGTGGAGCTCAATGGAGCCGTTGGGTTGATTTTTCCAGCATTTTGTTTTCcgtttctatatgtgttttgagagagagagagagagagagagagagagagagagagagagagagagagagagagagagagagagagagagagagagagagagagagactttatatatatatatatatatatatatatatatagagagagagagagagagactttttatatataacatttttatgtttaattttttttctttttaataaaaaaataagagaaTACATCATAAATAGTCTttgtggtagtgaaatgacgtaaatgcccttcagttaacgaacaaaacttaacggagttagcaataaggaccaatcatcaaaagttttgaaaacacaagGACCATCTATGAGTTGTTTAAACCATggagactaaacttcagattttgggtaaccacggggaccatttatgatgtttttttttttcttttaattaactcATATAATATATGATATATACAAAATATGTTATAATAATGCTATGTGGTAATGTTTGAGAGAAGTAACTAGATCAAACGTGTTTTTTAGGTGATCCAAATGACCATGTACATATATCATCCGATGTCATCAACAATCTCAAAATGATACTAGTTCAACATCACTATTGTTTACATTGTTTCTGTCTATGATTGGTTAAAATTAATGTGAGGTTAGCTTCTATAATACTTACCAAAGAtttgttataaaaataaaaaaagatatgCATATCAAATATAACATGTCGTTTGACAACTATTACAAAAtccattattttttatattttcaacattgacttttttttttttcatttttgatacAATATATGATTGTAAATACTTGTATTTCTTGTTAGGCACAACTCAGTTATTAAAAAGATGATAACAAAGCATGTACCATCTGTCAaaatataaatacacataatctATTTCAATGTTATGTGTTCTCTAGATGacggtaatatatatatatatatatatatatatatatatatatatatatatatatatatatatatatatatatatatatatatatatatatatatatatatatatcagaaacCAAAATTCCAATTATAATTTTAATATCTTCAAATCCATAGATCCAATTAGAATAAGAATTAGTTCAACAAATAAACAATCATATGTTGTTAGAAACTATTACATGAATGAAGTAGCGAGGCTTTGATGTACGAGAACAAGTACCAAGAATATGTAATATCTACAAGGATCAACAAACACAGAGTAATAAAGTTGTTATCCCTCCTCGCTTCAGGTTCGCAGACTAAACATTGCCTAAAGTAGATGTCCATAGGTTCGCAGCTAGTTCCATTGCCTAAAAGTCTGTAAAATAaataggcttgctttctcttttGATATTTTAGTTTAAAATTGCCTAAAGGGCATTCAATTAATATGATGTTTATTGACTGATACTTATTATGAACAAAATAATCTTTCAAGAAAATAATAAACCAGACTAGAAAAATTCATGTCATCTTATTTGTAAAAAGATTCACGTCGCATACATTTTCCATTCAAGTAATAAAAGAtggaataattaaaaaaaaaaaaaaaatctgtcTCAATCTGCAGCCATAAATGGATCTGTATCACCAAGATCAGCAACAATCGGTTCCAAACATGTCACATCCTCATCTTCTGTTGAGAAATAAGTTGGAAATGGAAGCGATGATACATCCGGTTTCTTGTACCATGCATCTTTTATAAATACAAAATTACCCTCGTTCCCtggcacctatatatatatatatatatatatattattattttcagtaaatcaaaataataatactaataataattattCAAAGTTAAGATCATCATACTTGGCCTCTGACCCACATCAAGTTCCTTGCAGGATCTATCTTATACACCCACACATTTTTCACTGTTCTCTGTTTCCCACCCATTCGCCCAGGCATCTTTTTACCCTTAAAAACCtgtccacaaaaaaaaaaaaatttgaccattttacccttctcaaCAAATATAATTTGCAAGGAATCAAACATGGCGGCTGGATAAATTATATCAAACACACAAATTGACCTATATACTTGCAAATATTTGGACATGCCTAAATTAATTGAAATGAAAGAAATCCTAGATCAAAATATACATGTATGGGAAAAAAAAAGGGGGTAAAAGGAGTGTCTGAAAGGGTAAAGTAATCCATTATGTATTTTGTAATAatgtaataaaaagaaattaagAGAAAAATGAGAACATAGACATACCTTACCAGGGGCATCCCTCTGACCTGTAGAACCAGGGCTTCGATGTGACAATGAAGCTCCATGAGATGCAGGCCCTCCTTTGAAACCCCATCTTTTCATCGCACCCTGTACATATACAAAAATCATcacatatttattattttaaaaaaaaaaatcttctttTTTTTTACCTGAAAACCTTTTCCTTTGGTGATTCCAGTGACATCAACATACTGACCAGGGACAAAATGGCGAACTCCAATTTGAGTCCCAATAGGAAGCAAAGCATCTTCAGTAACAGGAAACTCTCTCAGCTTTCTTTTCAAAGGAACGCCTTGTGCTCTAAAGTGTCCCACTTCTGGTTTTGTTAAATGTTTCTCCTTTTTATGCCCGCAACCAATCTAATAATCATTATCATCAAAAACATATTCAATTATTGATGCTATTCACAATTCTCAATATAGGATCCTGTTAATCTGTTTTCAGTATGTCAACATTGAATCATGATTTCAACGATTACCAATTTTCGGTACTGATTGATGTTTTTTATTTCAATCATGGATATTGAGGTGTTATGTAATTTGCATTTCACTGTTTATTTTCCTTTCTTATCACCACTGCTGCACTTGAGCAGAGGGCTAAAGTTTTGATTGTTTGTGCTTCTTACAGTCATCTTTTGCATTGTGATCACTACTTAGCTTATAGATCATATATTAACACTTGATTCTTAATGCAACTAGTTTTCAATGTGTTTCTATTGCAATTCATATACATGACACATGTTACTTAGATTTTGTAATATGTTCAACAAGCAGGGACCTAGCACTTAGAATGCCTTTCTTTTGCCTGAAAACAAAGCTGGTCTTCATTACGCAACTGAACATGCATCAATTTTATTAAGTACCAAGTTTGAAATTATATTCCTTGTTTCAGTGGCATGTAAAATGTAAATGATACCAACTGGTGGAGAAGAGAGAAAAGGATCGGACCTGTAGAGCAGTGATGCCTTCTTTCTCGGGTGTCTTAACTTGAGAGACGATGTTTTCATCCAACCAAAGAACTGTAATCGGAACCCTAGCTCCCCATTTGTCCCAAAGAGCCGTCATTCCACATTTCACAGCGATAACTCCAGTCCTTTTCGAATTGGCCGTCATTACTCTCGACTTAGCTTCAATGATTCGGTTGCTACTATAACTTTCTCCTTCATTAACCAATACATCAGAGCTGAAGCTTCTCAAAAACTGATTGGTTATGGGCGTTGCAAGGGTTCGCTGAGGATTTACTGATAAATTACGGAGATAAGAAATGAGGCCTCTCGATAGGGCGGCCATTGCTGGACGAAGGTATGATTGGATCAATCCGACTTCAAAGCGAAACAGTAGAGATGATGCTCATGGAATTTTCTGACCTCGATATCGAGAAACCATGGAAAAGAGAAGGGGGTTTTCGGCCGTTACAGGGTTGAAGGACGACGGTAGGGTTTTTAGCTGAAAAAAAATGTGAGTTATGCTAATTTTAGTCCTTACACATAGAGTTTTTGACCAAAAGACCGTGTTCTTGAAAACTATTTAGGGTTTGTACCTACAAAATATATTTAGGGGTGTTAAATGGATCATGTAGATGGGACATGTGTGTAGGGTTCCTAGCCATGTCAATTAGATGGGTTCATTTAAGATTACTCTATGCTTACACAAATATTACACGGTGCCgatttgtttttatttaaatCATGTATCGTATTCGTTATAGTAGATAtaaaaaaattttatataaatatcgtATCAAATATATTTGATATCAACTTGTTTTTTTACCAATAAGTTTGGTTGGTATAAATTGATAATGATATATTACTAATTTTTAGTTGTAATACATAAAAACTTGTAACGACATGGTATAattcctcaggaaaaacatctgggaactcacacaCTACTGGAACATCAGGAATAGAACTCGGTCTCTTAGTGACAACTTGCGTATCCATCACGTATGCTAAAAAGCCCATGCACCCCTACTATAGGCTCTGCCTCACCCTGGCGGCAGAGCAGAAAGCTGATCCCAATCTAGTTCCTTCGCCATACATAATTagtactcccccactatggtcttgTATGGTCACCATCTGACGTTCGCAGTCAATCACGGCTCCAAaccggctcagccaatccatgcccactatgacacatacatcacccatcgctatcggcaccagatctatcaaaaactcaacaccgaaaatctctaatacacatcccCGGAATACATCAGTGGCAAAAACCTCAAGCTcatcggctatagaaaccctcagtggTCGACTCAACACCTCGCGTCTAACACTAGTGTGACAACTAAAGGATAAGgacacgaaagatcgactcgcacccgagtcaaataacaccaagacaggcacaaaactcacaagaaaagtacctacatgCAACACagtataagcataaacaaatctcaaaataacaTGAATAAGGAGATACGTACCAGCAACAACATTAGGCGCTGAGTGAACCTCCTTTGCAGTCAACTagaatgctctcccacgagctctCGGAACCACGGCCTTCCCAGGCCGACCATCAGTAACACGTAAAGCAGTAGGAGCAAATGCCTGGGCTGATCCCTGGGTGAGCTGAGGACACTCGTCCTTCCGGTGGCCagtttggttgcaatgaaagcaaaccgaaaatccctttgGGCGGtccttcgccatatgcccctctttgccacatttgtagcaaatccctacTCGGCAAGATCCCTCATgaatcttgccgcacttgccacaagtgcggcctttCTGGCCTCCTACTCTCAAATCAACGGGCTTAGCCCACTTCGTCGTCGGTTGCGACTACACTGGTCTCCTATCTCTCCCTTAATGCTCTCCCTCCTCTCTGGTCTGCAACTCAACCAATGTCCGATAtgatgagttcgccacgaactcccgaatatctctcctcaagatgctcaaacATTGTCTAACACGTGCCTGGTCACTAAACACATGCTCGGGgcagaacaacgccctctcattaAGCATCCTCGTAATCTCTGTCATTGTTTTTGTCTTCTACTTGAGAGACAAAAACTCTTGGGCCAaacattccctctccacctggggaacatactcatctctagACAGTtgggtaaacctctcccaagttACTGCAGCATGATCTACAGAAGTAAAATCagtcgtcacgaacttccaccaatcctttgctcccaagcgaagctggtttagtgcaaaccgaactctcaTGTGCTCCAAGCATGAACATGTAtaaaaacacccctcaatgtcggaTATCCATCTCATGGAAgaaatcgggtcctgggtcccgtcaaactctggtggcttcgtgttgctgaactcccgaaacaacaacgagccACCACCTATAGCCTCGCAACAACTACGACTGCGGTGGCTGCGACAACAACAGCCTCTGTGGCAACAACATATCACTCATCAAATCTCTCAattagtgtggtcttaatagacccaaacatctctggtatacCCTCCCTGATAGCTCGGGCCACCTCCTCAGCAATGATCCTGTGGATATCCTCGTCACCGGTACCACTGCCCCCGGGGTTGTTGCGGTAATCACCATAGTCTCTCtgaaacacaaacacaaaaatcataaGGGACTAGCTCAAGGACACACTCGATTACCCACCCCTACATGCTTCTTAGTATCCTAAGGTTCTTACTTGGGTCGCATACAGATccagtgctttcagtagtacgggcccaatactaccttccacacaaccCCATAGtcgccccaagtcctcctcctaagatcctaattcacaagtactctatccctCACGTATATTAAACTACTCTCTCAATACATTTCTCAATacacatctaggtatctctcctagattactccccGACTCAAAGCTCTCTCTTAAAAGATTCCTGCTAGATACTCCTACTCAGCACACACATACATAGCAAATAGCAGATAATATCAATCGATAGCATCCTCTAGGCTAAGGCAACATGAATCAGGCAACTATAGCTCTAAATTCCCGAAATACCTAGAAtatcctctagcatgcagatctaatatctcataagtatcccataatataaacaagtaatggtattttgggaaatcaccgctcgggctctggttgattgtacacactgcttcatcttGTTTTCTCTTAAAATATtttactcgttttagaaaaatcatttctttttagaaaattctctcaaatcctcagtttgagtcgaGACATACCCGAgggtacatccgaatccctcaaactaaggctctgataccaacttgtagcactctaaattttcaaataattttttcattattaaaaccacataaaacacaatctcacatttctcaaaacccaaatgtataagttgttcaaaacacaagaaaacaaaatgtttgacaatatcccagaatcctcaaaataTAATCTCaagttggtgtgtacaatcaagtcggcgccttcccgcgatcctgagaggtacctgaaacacatttcacacaacactgtaagcacgaagctcagtgagttccccaaaataccacacacaaataattatCCTCTCATGCCTATAGCTCGATAAGGACCCTTCGGTCATGTGTCTCAATGAAGACCcttcggtctcacaactcgggttggaccctccagtctggTATCTCAGTGAGgaacctccggtctcacaactcggtttggaccctccggtcctaactcaataaggcacataataatatacaacataaatcacaaagacaaaatgcatgatatcacataactcagtataagcacataagaccctccggtcaataactcAGATAAGACCTTCCTGTCACAcaatattaccactcaggtaagtatagtgagaagactcacctcgtttGTAAGAAAGTAGGTCTCGTACTCAACGATCGGTCTAGACTCTTCctacatatcataatcatctctaattaacactttataatgtaacatctcaaaaacacaatctgaaaatttcgtttaatttaataataaaaccatagtcgataaaactcataagcaatgtatctcaaaatattgtaacaactgtcaagtatatcagagtataaacatcccaggctgaacaaatggtgtgtgcactgcaatcttcccaagCTCCCCTTTAGAAAAACTgactacctgaaaccaaaactaaaactgtaagcacaaagcttagtgagctccctcaaactaccacataccatacaataatatataaagcacatattgggccttgccctctgcatcggatcgaaatccgaaactgcatcagaccgaagtccggaaactaaccagggcctttccctctgtatcgaactgaagtccggaaactgcatcggaccgaagtccggaactaaccagggccttgccttgtgcatcagaccgaagttcggaactaactgcatcagaccgaagtccggaactgactgggaccttgtcccttgcattagaccaaagtctggaactgactgaacataacataacataaacatatcaactagcatgaacacatatactgcatactgcatcggaccagggtccgaaacacataacacaaaacatgcttgaatcacaaatacatcaagcaatctaactactgcatcggaccgaggtccggaactactgctaactaaacgggccggcattgtggccatagacccgttcctactggaaggaaactcacctcacactgctgaagtttTGCAGGCTCAATCCCACACTGGTGAAGTCTCAGACTCGACTCCagctgctagatgacagattcccgatctgtcattATCAAAATAACacacaattaataattgggttccactacataactataattacatactttggataattactacattaccccaagcttggcttacccaagcccaaggcccaaagtcaactagggatcaaagcctaacatatggcccaattttccaaattgggcccaatccttcattagggccttaccctaaagcccaactaaatattctagtccataatcATTCTCGgatggcccattattggcccaattaccAATTACCCAAATGAAAAgtccaactcaaggcccaagtgacattagggtttcacatgaaataaaaattagggttaagtgtttctcacttaacccattaagggcttaacccactaaggacttaatcattattgcttagattaatttctgcgaatgattattatttaatatttcacttattaaataattctcgtgtgtgtcctgataatttttcaaatattaggattttctcaattagcccattaaggacttagtccattaagtcctttactctactagatagaTGACATGGAAtaatttgggcttaattcacaatccaatcgcaatggcccacaagtggcccaataagtctaaggcccaatactcataattagggttttccacccaaacatggcccaataggcccaaaaccaatctctaagcccattagggtttgctagcggggcaccaccactaccacctcgggtagtggtggtcaatggcggatcacagcggcggccaccaccttacggtggtggtttgagtttcttttcattaatcttttggaaattacaattacaatgctttACTCAAGGAtaaacacacactaactaactaacacacacacaaacaaccACAccgtggtggccggcggtggtgcttagcggcagccaccacctcacggtggtggtggtggtttttctCGAGAAATCCAGCTAAACAAAACCCCCACTACACTAAAATGAACACACACAAGCACTTTTTTCCCGGAACAGTAacacagccacccacctggtggcgtacATGGCGGTGAAGGCGCGAGATGTCGACAACTTTGCtttgacagccaccacctcatggtggtggtggcgtTTCCTCTTGATCCACTGCCCAACAACACTTCAACCTCGCTTAACATGTCGACTGGTGCAAGGTGCTTCATCCAtgcttgtaacgacccaaaatttaagaccaaaaatttcttttaataaaacattactttaagcatagacattattccaaaacataatctgagtataagtttcaaaacacatgttcattatcagagtaaacattcccaggctggctaatctatggtgtgtgtgccatgcgatcacctcaagctcttccctccactaccggaagtacctgaaaccaaaactgaaaacagtaagcacgaagcttagtgagttccccaccctaccacataccatacaatcacatatcatacacactgccgggcaattctggggtgcctgtcctacccgg of the Lactuca sativa cultivar Salinas chromosome 6, Lsat_Salinas_v11, whole genome shotgun sequence genome contains:
- the LOC111914205 gene encoding 50S ribosomal protein L3-2, mitochondrial produces the protein MAALSRGLISYLRNLSVNPQRTLATPITNQFLRSFSSDVLVNEGESYSSNRIIEAKSRVMTANSKRTGVIAVKCGMTALWDKWGARVPITVLWLDENIVSQVKTPEKEGITALQIGCGHKKEKHLTKPEVGHFRAQGVPLKRKLREFPVTEDALLPIGTQIGVRHFVPGQYVDVTGITKGKGFQGAMKRWGFKGGPASHGASLSHRSPGSTGQRDAPGKVFKGKKMPGRMGGKQRTVKNVWVYKIDPARNLMWVRGQVPGNEGNFVFIKDAWYKKPDVSSLPFPTYFSTEDEDVTCLEPIVADLGDTDPFMAAD